In Sphingobacterium sp. PCS056, the following proteins share a genomic window:
- the rpsQ gene encoding 30S ribosomal protein S17 → MERQLRKTRIGLVVSNKMEKSIVVKVERKVKHPIYGKFVKKTTKFTAHDETNTCGIGDTVLIMETRPLSKTKNWRLVEILERAK, encoded by the coding sequence ATGGAAAGACAATTAAGAAAAACAAGAATCGGCTTAGTAGTTAGCAATAAGATGGAGAAATCTATCGTAGTAAAGGTTGAGCGTAAAGTGAAACACCCTATCTACGGTAAATTCGTTAAAAAAACTACTAAATTTACTGCTCATGACGAAACTAATACCTGTGGTATCGGCGATACGGTATTAATTATGGAAACTCGTCCGCTGAGTAAGACTAAGAATTGGAGATTAGTAGAAATATTAGAAAGAGCTAAATAA
- the rplP gene encoding 50S ribosomal protein L16 → MLQPKRTKFRKMQKGRMKGNASRGAELAFGSFGIKSMEEAWITSRQIEAARIAVTRYMKREGQVWIRIFPDKPVTKKPAEVRMGKGKGAPEYWVAVVRPGRMLFEAEGVSLEIAKEALRLAAQKLPVQTKFVIRRDYVEA, encoded by the coding sequence ATGTTACAGCCAAAAAGAACAAAGTTCAGAAAGATGCAGAAAGGACGTATGAAAGGTAACGCTTCTCGTGGAGCAGAGTTAGCTTTTGGTTCTTTCGGTATCAAGTCAATGGAGGAAGCATGGATCACAAGCCGTCAAATCGAGGCAGCTCGTATTGCAGTGACACGTTACATGAAACGTGAAGGTCAAGTTTGGATCCGTATTTTCCCTGATAAACCCGTTACTAAAAAACCTGCAGAGGTTCGTATGGGTAAAGGTAAGGGAGCTCCAGAATACTGGGTTGCCGTAGTACGCCCAGGCCGTATGTTATTTGAAGCAGAAGGTGTATCTTTAGAAATTGCTAAAGAAGCATTACGTCTTGCAGCTCAAAAGCTTCCGGTTCAAACTAAGTTTGTTATACGTAGAGATTACGTAGAAGCATAA
- the rplC gene encoding 50S ribosomal protein L3 — translation MSGIIGKKVGMTSLFDAEGKNIPCTVIQAGPCVVTQIRTEEKDGYAAVQLGFDEAREKNTTNSLKGHFAKANTTPKRKLVEFKTFPDAKQLGDVVDVTLFEEGEYVDVVGTSKGKGFQGVMKRHGFGGVGGATHGQHNRLRAPGSIGAASWPSRVFKGMRMAGRMGGDRIKVQNLQVLKVYADQNLIVVSGSIPGAKGSYVVVDK, via the coding sequence ATGTCAGGTATTATTGGAAAAAAAGTAGGAATGACAAGCCTGTTTGATGCAGAGGGAAAAAACATTCCTTGTACTGTTATTCAAGCTGGTCCGTGCGTGGTTACGCAGATACGTACGGAAGAGAAAGATGGCTACGCTGCTGTTCAACTTGGCTTCGATGAAGCAAGAGAAAAGAACACAACGAATTCTTTAAAAGGGCACTTTGCAAAAGCAAATACAACGCCTAAGCGTAAGCTGGTAGAGTTTAAAACTTTTCCAGATGCAAAACAACTTGGTGACGTAGTTGACGTTACACTTTTTGAAGAGGGGGAGTATGTTGACGTAGTCGGTACTTCTAAAGGTAAAGGTTTTCAAGGTGTAATGAAACGTCATGGATTTGGTGGTGTAGGTGGTGCGACTCACGGTCAGCACAACAGACTACGTGCTCCAGGTTCAATTGGTGCGGCTTCTTGGCCTTCACGTGTATTTAAAGGTATGCGTATGGCGGGTCGTATGGGTGGTGACAGGATTAAAGTTCAGAACTTACAAGTTTTGAAAGTTTATGCTGATCAAAACCTAATCGTTGTTAGTGGTTCCATCCCAGGAGCTAAAGGTTCTTATGTAGTTGTAGACAAATAG
- the rplX gene encoding 50S ribosomal protein L24, with protein sequence MAYKKTTTTTHKIKIKKGDLVKVIAGNSKGVQGKVLQVLVDANRAVVEGANIIKKHTKPSAANPNGGIIEKEAAIHISNLALIDPKTGAPTRVGRKVNEDGKIVRVAKKSGEEIK encoded by the coding sequence ATGGCATACAAAAAAACAACAACAACTACACACAAAATCAAAATCAAAAAAGGTGATTTAGTGAAAGTTATCGCTGGTAACTCTAAAGGTGTTCAAGGAAAAGTATTGCAAGTTTTAGTGGATGCTAATAGAGCTGTTGTAGAAGGCGCTAATATCATCAAAAAACACACTAAACCAAGTGCGGCTAATCCTAATGGTGGTATTATTGAAAAAGAAGCAGCTATCCATATTTCTAACTTAGCTTTAATCGATCCTAAAACAGGAGCTCCTACTCGCGTAGGTCGTAAAGTTAACGAAGATGGTAAAATTGTTCGTGTAGCAAAAAAATCAGGGGAGGAAATTAAATAA
- the rplW gene encoding 50S ribosomal protein L23, with translation MDIIKKPILTEKASFLTEKLNRYAFKVDHRANKIQIKTAVEAMFGVTVLAVNTAVVAGKAKSRYTKAGFVSGRAPKYKKAVITIKDGETIDFYSTI, from the coding sequence ATGGACATTATTAAAAAACCTATCTTAACTGAGAAAGCTTCATTTTTAACGGAAAAATTAAACCGTTATGCTTTCAAAGTAGATCACAGAGCTAACAAAATTCAGATCAAAACAGCAGTTGAAGCTATGTTTGGTGTTACTGTTCTTGCGGTTAATACTGCAGTAGTAGCAGGTAAAGCAAAAAGCCGTTACACAAAAGCAGGTTTTGTTTCTGGTAGAGCTCCTAAGTATAAAAAAGCTGTCATTACAATTAAAGATGGCGAAACTATTGACTTTTACAGTACTATATAA
- the rpmC gene encoding 50S ribosomal protein L29, producing MKNSEILELSTEDLAARLVEEKAALSKLKFAHAVSAIENPNVIKTARRDIARLSTELSARKAAAKKETASEA from the coding sequence ATGAAAAATTCAGAAATTTTAGAATTATCAACAGAGGATCTAGCTGCTCGTTTAGTAGAAGAGAAAGCTGCCCTTAGCAAATTGAAATTTGCACATGCTGTTTCTGCAATTGAGAACCCTAATGTAATCAAAACAGCTCGTAGAGATATCGCTCGTTTAAGTACTGAATTGAGTGCTCGTAAAGCTGCAGCTAAGAAAGAAACAGCCTCTGAGGCATAA
- the rplN gene encoding 50S ribosomal protein L14 has product MVQQESRLNVADNSGAKEVLVIRVLGGTGKRYASIGDKIVVTIKSALPSGNVKKGTVSKAVVVRTKKEIRRKDGSYIRFDDNAAVLLNNNDEPRGTRIFGPVARELREKQFMKIVSLAPEVL; this is encoded by the coding sequence ATGGTACAACAGGAATCAAGACTAAATGTTGCTGATAACAGCGGAGCTAAAGAAGTTTTAGTAATCCGTGTGTTAGGTGGCACAGGTAAGCGTTATGCTTCGATAGGTGATAAAATTGTTGTTACCATCAAAAGCGCTTTACCTTCAGGAAACGTAAAAAAAGGTACTGTTTCTAAAGCTGTAGTTGTTAGAACTAAAAAAGAAATCCGTCGTAAAGATGGTTCTTATATTCGTTTTGATGACAACGCTGCAGTATTATTAAATAATAATGATGAACCACGTGGTACACGTATCTTTGGCCCAGTTGCTAGAGAGTTACGTGAGAAACAGTTCATGAAAATTGTATCACTAGCACCGGAGGTTTTATAA
- a CDS encoding glycoside hydrolase family 88 protein → MNLRNYLILFGIIGFALQGASCKGKRKLVKDRLTLDQAFVNQNLEDAKKQISYLASSVKEADIPTTFQNGKYVNWGSSWWCSGFYPGTVLYLYEYSKDPKLLDEAKRKLKYLEKEKNNKGTHDLGFMLYCSFGNALRLTSDSTSYKYVLSTGAASLATRYKDATKTIRSWDGGKNWDGQSWTYPVIIDNMMNLEFLMEVSKMTGNSSYADIAIKHADATMVNHYRKDYSSYHVVDYNSMDGSIISRKTAQGAFDESAWSRGQAWGLYGYTMMFRETNDQKYLQQARNIAKFYLNHPNLPQDLIPYWDMDQNKLTTSSKYYNQKDLRDVSTAAVMASALLELAQYTDGGESQLYIVKAEQMLRSLSSKPYKADYKESGGYILKHSVGSIPHETEVDVPLTYADYYYVEALVRYKRLLDGEPIIKI, encoded by the coding sequence ATGAACTTGAGAAATTATTTAATCCTGTTTGGAATAATAGGATTTGCTCTTCAGGGAGCTTCGTGCAAAGGTAAAAGAAAGTTGGTGAAGGATAGGCTAACCCTTGATCAAGCTTTTGTGAATCAGAACCTGGAAGATGCAAAGAAACAAATTAGTTATCTCGCCTCTTCTGTAAAAGAAGCTGATATTCCTACGACTTTCCAAAATGGTAAATATGTGAATTGGGGATCTAGCTGGTGGTGTTCTGGTTTTTATCCAGGTACTGTATTGTACCTTTATGAGTATTCAAAGGATCCGAAATTATTAGATGAGGCCAAAAGAAAATTGAAATATTTGGAGAAAGAAAAGAATAATAAAGGTACGCACGATCTGGGTTTTATGCTTTACTGCAGCTTTGGAAATGCACTAAGGTTGACAAGTGACTCTACTTCCTATAAATATGTACTGAGTACAGGTGCTGCCTCATTGGCGACACGTTATAAGGATGCTACAAAGACTATTCGTTCATGGGATGGGGGTAAAAACTGGGATGGGCAATCTTGGACATATCCTGTTATTATAGATAATATGATGAATTTGGAGTTTTTAATGGAAGTATCTAAGATGACAGGAAATTCCAGTTATGCTGACATCGCAATTAAACATGCTGATGCAACCATGGTCAATCATTACAGAAAAGATTATAGTTCATATCATGTAGTTGATTATAATAGTATGGACGGAAGTATTATATCTAGGAAGACTGCACAAGGTGCTTTTGATGAATCAGCTTGGTCCAGAGGTCAGGCTTGGGGCTTATATGGTTATACTATGATGTTTAGGGAAACGAATGATCAAAAATATTTACAGCAGGCAAGAAATATTGCAAAGTTTTATTTGAATCATCCCAATTTACCTCAAGATCTGATTCCTTATTGGGATATGGATCAAAATAAATTAACGACTTCTAGTAAATATTACAATCAGAAAGATTTGCGTGATGTGTCAACTGCCGCAGTCATGGCTTCTGCATTGTTGGAACTTGCGCAATATACCGATGGAGGGGAGAGTCAATTATATATCGTCAAAGCGGAGCAGATGTTGCGATCATTGTCTTCTAAACCTTATAAAGCAGACTATAAGGAATCGGGAGGGTATATCTTAAAACATAGTGTAGGGTCCATTCCACATGAGACGGAGGTTGATGTTCCTTTGACGTATGCGGACTACTATTATGTAGAAGCTTTAGTTCGATATAAACGATTATTGGATGGGGAGCCTATCATAAAAATTTAA
- a CDS encoding RagB/SusD family nutrient uptake outer membrane protein, translated as MKNKNIKYTFWNKKLMLVASLATAISVSSCDKDLLDTVPKTQVLTNNMWLTDNLTDQGVTGVYQNLRNGQMLYEYDTYVTLQGRDNSVLMNGTATASSGIFSSEWQNLYEGIHRANDAVYGLTNISPTEEVKKSRLLAEVKFLRAFYYYRLNQLYQGVPIYTEPIEWNKVDKPRNTEDEVWNLIVQDLTDCINETNLPNRYEATNSNFGRISKSAAYALRGKVYMYRKEWQKAIDDFQKVKDLGHTLFGNYENLFKGENEKSPEIIFSIQNIALPGYGSNYQFRFGSRSAFGSNWNTFLVHPDAVDRYQKKDGSPFNWNDYIPGYNAMDPIKREVFFLRNNLTATEIANMTKKGLDMSLYLPTSNEQRVMAAYVDRDPRLSSNVILPYSTFVGANGATDQVFTSRWPYRQEFGGVFDLRTDIVPNFYYYPRKFVYTGANPGIPNREAGAYDYIVIRYADILLLWAEALNELHKPGEAVIKANEVRTRASVQPIRLGIGEDDLRKEIRDERRRELMCEGVIYFDELRWKTLKATSFYAGNGIKEVWGRVNSPYTWGGDHLFTWPVPQLERERNTNLTQNPGWDN; from the coding sequence ATGAAAAATAAAAATATAAAATATACATTTTGGAATAAAAAATTAATGCTTGTTGCTAGCTTGGCGACAGCAATATCGGTATCTTCTTGCGATAAGGATCTCTTGGACACGGTACCAAAAACACAGGTATTAACCAATAATATGTGGTTAACGGACAACCTAACTGATCAAGGTGTAACGGGTGTATATCAAAACTTGCGTAATGGACAGATGCTGTATGAATATGATACTTATGTTACGTTGCAGGGAAGAGATAATTCGGTTTTAATGAATGGTACTGCAACAGCGTCCTCTGGAATATTTTCTTCCGAATGGCAGAATCTTTATGAGGGGATTCATCGAGCTAATGATGCAGTCTATGGATTGACCAATATTTCTCCAACTGAGGAGGTTAAAAAATCACGGTTGCTTGCGGAAGTGAAATTTTTGCGTGCTTTTTATTACTATCGTTTAAATCAACTATACCAAGGTGTTCCAATATATACGGAACCGATTGAATGGAATAAGGTAGATAAGCCTAGAAATACAGAAGATGAGGTGTGGAATTTGATTGTACAGGATTTGACTGATTGTATTAACGAAACTAATCTTCCAAATCGATATGAAGCTACAAATTCGAATTTTGGAAGAATTTCAAAATCTGCTGCTTATGCTCTCCGAGGAAAAGTGTATATGTACAGAAAAGAATGGCAAAAAGCTATAGATGATTTTCAAAAAGTGAAGGATCTTGGACATACTCTTTTCGGAAATTATGAGAATTTGTTTAAAGGTGAAAATGAGAAAAGTCCTGAAATTATATTCAGTATTCAGAATATTGCTTTACCAGGTTATGGGTCAAATTATCAATTTAGATTTGGGTCTAGATCTGCATTTGGTTCTAATTGGAATACGTTCTTGGTGCACCCTGATGCGGTGGACCGTTATCAAAAGAAGGACGGTTCACCATTTAATTGGAACGATTATATTCCGGGTTATAATGCTATGGATCCCATAAAACGTGAGGTATTTTTCTTAAGAAATAACTTAACAGCTACGGAAATAGCTAATATGACGAAAAAGGGTTTAGATATGTCTTTGTACCTTCCTACGAGCAATGAGCAACGTGTTATGGCTGCTTATGTTGATCGAGATCCTAGGCTGTCAAGTAATGTTATTTTGCCGTATTCGACTTTTGTGGGGGCTAATGGTGCAACTGATCAGGTGTTTACTTCGAGATGGCCATATCGTCAGGAGTTTGGAGGTGTATTTGATTTGCGTACGGACATTGTTCCAAATTTTTATTACTATCCTCGAAAATTTGTCTATACGGGTGCAAATCCTGGTATTCCTAACAGAGAGGCGGGAGCTTATGATTATATCGTGATTCGTTATGCCGATATATTATTGTTATGGGCAGAGGCTCTGAATGAATTGCATAAGCCTGGAGAGGCCGTTATAAAAGCCAATGAGGTACGTACTCGTGCGAGTGTGCAGCCTATTCGTTTAGGTATCGGTGAAGATGATTTGCGTAAGGAAATTCGTGATGAACGACGTCGTGAATTAATGTGTGAGGGTGTTATCTATTTTGATGAACTGCGTTGGAAAACTCTTAAAGCGACGTCTTTTTATGCGGGAAATGGTATTAAAGAAGTTTGGGGTAGAGTGAATTCACCATACACTTGGGGGGGAGACCATTTATTTACTTGGCCTGTACCACAGTTAGAAAGGGAGAGAAATACAAATCTTACTCAAAATCCTGGTTGGGATAATTAA
- the rpsC gene encoding 30S ribosomal protein S3: MGQKANPIGSRLGIIRGWDSNWFGGKNYADKLVEDEKIRKYLSVRIAKGGVAKVVIERTLKRITVTIHTARPGIVIGKGGQEVDKIKEELKKITKKDVQINIFEIKRPELDAKLVAEGVAKQLEARISFRRAMKTSIASTMRMGAEGIKIMCSGRLGGAEMARSEQYKEGRTPLHTLRADIDYALAEALTTYGKIGIKVWICKGEVYGKRDLSPNIGQASGVKTRGGNEGGADRRDNRKGGRGGDRRGGNNNRGGNNRGAKRD, from the coding sequence ATGGGACAAAAAGCAAATCCAATAGGTAGCAGATTAGGAATCATCAGAGGTTGGGATTCTAATTGGTTCGGAGGAAAAAACTATGCCGATAAATTAGTAGAAGACGAGAAGATTAGAAAATATCTTTCTGTTCGTATAGCAAAAGGTGGTGTAGCAAAAGTTGTTATTGAAAGAACTTTAAAACGTATCACAGTTACTATCCATACAGCAAGACCTGGTATCGTTATCGGTAAAGGTGGTCAGGAAGTTGATAAGATCAAAGAAGAGTTAAAGAAAATCACTAAAAAAGATGTTCAAATTAACATTTTTGAGATTAAACGTCCTGAGTTAGATGCTAAATTAGTAGCTGAGGGTGTCGCTAAACAATTAGAGGCGCGTATTTCATTCCGTCGTGCAATGAAAACTTCTATTGCATCGACAATGCGTATGGGTGCTGAAGGTATCAAAATTATGTGTTCTGGTCGTTTGGGTGGTGCTGAAATGGCACGCTCTGAGCAGTACAAAGAAGGAAGAACTCCTTTACATACATTGCGTGCTGATATCGACTATGCATTAGCTGAGGCACTTACTACTTACGGTAAAATCGGTATCAAAGTTTGGATCTGTAAAGGTGAGGTTTACGGTAAACGTGACTTATCTCCAAACATTGGTCAAGCTTCTGGTGTGAAAACACGTGGTGGAAACGAAGGCGGTGCTGATCGTCGTGACAACCGTAAAGGTGGTCGTGGTGGTGACCGTCGTGGTGGAAACAACAATCGTGGTGGCAACAACCGTGGTGCAAAAAGAGATTAA
- the rplB gene encoding 50S ribosomal protein L2 encodes MAVKRFKPVTPGTRFRVGADYSDVTTNVPEKSLVVGSNKRSGGRNKSGKMTMRYIGGGHKKVYRLIDFKRDKKDIPATVATIEYDPNRTARIALLHYADGEKRYIIAPAGLKVGMTVVAGEKVAPEVGNTIPLANIPLGSIIHNIELNPGQGGSIARSAGTYAQLSARDGKYAIIKLPSSETRMILLTCVATIGSVSNHDRRIEVLGKAGRNRWLGRRPRVRGVAMNPVDHPMGGGEGRTSGGQPRSRTGVLAKGFKTRDKKKTSNRYIIERRKK; translated from the coding sequence ATGGCAGTTAAAAGATTCAAACCGGTAACCCCTGGTACTCGTTTCAGAGTAGGCGCTGACTATTCTGACGTAACAACTAATGTTCCTGAAAAATCATTAGTAGTTGGAAGCAACAAAAGATCGGGCGGTCGTAATAAATCCGGTAAAATGACTATGCGTTATATCGGTGGGGGACACAAGAAAGTATACCGATTAATAGATTTCAAACGCGATAAAAAAGATATCCCTGCAACAGTAGCTACAATTGAATACGATCCAAACCGTACAGCACGTATTGCATTATTGCATTATGCTGATGGTGAGAAACGTTATATCATCGCTCCAGCTGGTTTAAAAGTTGGAATGACTGTAGTAGCAGGAGAAAAAGTTGCCCCAGAAGTAGGTAATACAATCCCATTAGCAAACATTCCATTGGGTTCTATCATTCATAACATTGAATTGAATCCTGGTCAAGGTGGTTCAATCGCTCGTTCGGCTGGTACATATGCTCAATTGTCTGCTCGTGATGGTAAATATGCTATTATCAAATTACCTTCAAGTGAGACACGTATGATCTTATTGACTTGCGTAGCTACAATTGGTTCAGTATCTAACCATGATAGAAGAATCGAAGTGTTAGGTAAGGCTGGTCGTAACCGTTGGTTAGGACGTCGTCCAAGAGTTCGTGGTGTAGCTATGAACCCTGTCGATCACCCTATGGGTGGTGGTGAGGGTCGTACCTCAGGAGGTCAGCCTCGTTCACGCACAGGTGTTTTAGCTAAAGGCTTCAAAACACGCGACAAGAAGAAAACATCGAATCGTTACATCATTGAGAGAAGGAAAAAATAA
- a CDS encoding DUF2264 domain-containing protein, with the protein MKRRLLLKFLGGIGLGTLSTSVPMQLEAGHQKGRHCFGQENDRAYWVAILSKMASPILTNISKEQWRRNMPMEVSPTFDKRDPGVGYLEAFGRLLAGMAPWLALPDDGTDEGSVRKKFREQALLGIKHGVDPRSPDYFTWRGPSSQTLVDAAHLALAFLRAPVALWEPLDSLTKSRVVEEFKLLRKIKPNESNWLLFAAMTETFLYDIGEECAREKIDYAVNKFDTEWYVGDGWYSDGAHFSFDHYNGYVIHNMLVEALRHNISVDKRYKEMFDRAYKRMQRYAHHLERMISPEGYYLVVGRSSTYKNAAFQPLAAVALENKLPDDISKGQVRAALTAVLRNIYIDKTFSPSGWLRMGVVGDLQQNLADYYTNAGSMYVASLSFLPLGLSANDEFWTCNPEKWTSQKCWDAEQFPKDYYVNY; encoded by the coding sequence ATGAAAAGAAGGTTGTTATTGAAGTTTTTAGGTGGAATTGGATTAGGGACCTTGTCGACTTCTGTACCCATGCAATTAGAGGCTGGTCATCAAAAGGGACGGCATTGTTTTGGACAGGAAAATGACCGTGCTTATTGGGTAGCCATATTAAGTAAGATGGCATCACCGATATTAACCAATATCAGTAAGGAGCAATGGCGAAGAAATATGCCGATGGAGGTCAGTCCGACTTTTGATAAGCGTGATCCTGGTGTGGGTTATCTAGAGGCATTTGGTCGATTATTAGCAGGTATGGCCCCTTGGTTGGCTTTACCTGATGATGGAACGGATGAGGGGAGTGTGCGTAAAAAATTCAGAGAGCAGGCTTTATTGGGAATAAAACATGGAGTAGATCCTAGATCTCCAGATTATTTTACCTGGCGTGGTCCGTCTTCGCAAACTTTGGTTGATGCAGCTCATTTAGCTCTAGCTTTTCTGCGTGCTCCTGTTGCACTATGGGAACCTTTAGATTCCCTTACTAAAAGTCGAGTTGTAGAAGAATTTAAACTTTTGCGTAAAATTAAACCAAATGAAAGTAATTGGCTTTTATTTGCGGCAATGACGGAGACGTTTTTATATGATATCGGGGAGGAGTGCGCAAGAGAGAAAATAGATTATGCTGTAAACAAATTTGATACAGAATGGTATGTTGGTGATGGTTGGTACAGCGATGGCGCTCACTTTAGTTTTGATCATTATAATGGTTATGTGATCCATAATATGCTGGTGGAAGCCTTGCGTCATAATATAAGCGTAGATAAGAGATATAAAGAAATGTTTGATCGCGCTTATAAAAGAATGCAACGTTATGCACATCATCTGGAACGTATGATTTCTCCAGAAGGTTATTATTTGGTGGTTGGTCGATCTTCAACTTATAAGAATGCAGCTTTTCAGCCTTTGGCTGCGGTGGCTCTTGAAAATAAATTGCCGGATGATATTTCTAAGGGACAAGTACGTGCAGCTCTAACCGCAGTATTGAGAAATATTTATATTGATAAGACTTTTTCACCTTCAGGATGGCTTCGTATGGGGGTGGTAGGCGATTTGCAACAGAATCTGGCAGATTACTATACGAATGCTGGTTCTATGTATGTAGCCTCTTTGTCCTTTCTTCCTCTTGGGTTATCGGCTAATGATGAATTTTGGACTTGTAATCCTGAAAAATGGACTTCGCAGAAATGCTGGGATGCTGAACAGTTTCCAAAAGATTATTATGTAAATTATTAA
- the rpsS gene encoding 30S ribosomal protein S19, giving the protein MARSIKKGPYIDHNLEGKVLSMNETNKKSVIKTWSRRSMISPDFVGHTFAVHNGNKFIPVYVTENMVGHKLGEFAPTRTFRGHAEKKK; this is encoded by the coding sequence ATGGCTCGTTCAATTAAAAAAGGTCCTTATATCGATCACAACTTAGAAGGAAAAGTTCTTTCTATGAATGAAACTAACAAGAAGTCAGTTATCAAAACATGGTCTCGCAGATCAATGATTTCACCTGATTTTGTTGGTCATACCTTTGCAGTGCACAACGGGAATAAATTTATCCCTGTTTATGTAACGGAAAACATGGTAGGTCACAAATTAGGCGAATTCGCTCCTACGCGTACATTCAGAGGCCACGCAGAAAAGAAAAAATAA
- the rplD gene encoding 50S ribosomal protein L4 — protein sequence MEVKVLNLSGKETGAKVQLPESVFGLEPNDHAIYLDVKQYLANQRQGTHKSKQRNEIAGSTRKLHKQKGTGGARAGSIKSPLFNGGGRVFGPQPRDYSFKLNKKLKQLARKSALSYKAVDNNVLVLDEVKFDSIGTKNYVALVNALNVANEKTLLVLQAQDNNVYLSSRNLKKAKVITVDQLNTYDVLNATKLLFTTGSLKTLEEALAK from the coding sequence ATGGAAGTTAAAGTTTTAAATTTATCAGGTAAAGAAACAGGTGCCAAGGTGCAACTTCCTGAGTCGGTATTTGGGTTAGAGCCTAACGATCATGCGATCTATTTGGACGTGAAGCAATACTTAGCGAATCAACGCCAAGGAACTCACAAATCTAAACAACGTAATGAAATCGCGGGATCAACTCGTAAATTACACAAACAAAAAGGTACAGGTGGTGCTCGTGCGGGTTCTATCAAATCTCCATTGTTTAATGGTGGTGGTCGTGTATTCGGTCCTCAACCTCGTGACTATTCTTTCAAATTGAATAAAAAATTGAAACAATTGGCACGTAAATCAGCGTTAAGCTACAAAGCTGTTGACAACAATGTTTTAGTATTAGATGAAGTTAAATTTGACTCAATCGGAACTAAAAATTATGTTGCTTTAGTAAATGCTTTAAATGTAGCGAATGAGAAAACTTTATTGGTTTTACAAGCGCAAGATAACAACGTTTATTTATCAAGCAGAAACTTGAAGAAAGCAAAAGTAATTACGGTAGATCAATTGAATACATATGATGTATTGAATGCTACTAAATTATTGTTCACTACAGGTTCTCTTAAAACTTTGGAGGAGGCATTAGCTAAGTAA
- the rplV gene encoding 50S ribosomal protein L22, whose translation MEATKKLKKSVLIKQRKEQEKAQIGGASTAKLLNCPTSPRKMRLVVDLIRGEKVENALYILKHTSKEAAIRVEKLLLSAIKNWEAKNEGKSVEDSQLYVKEVEVAGGRQLKRLRPAPQGRGYRIRKRSNHVTLIVDSKSNVEQN comes from the coding sequence ATGGAAGCAACAAAAAAACTTAAAAAGTCTGTTTTAATAAAACAGCGCAAAGAGCAAGAGAAAGCTCAAATAGGAGGAGCTTCTACTGCCAAATTATTAAATTGCCCTACTTCACCTCGTAAGATGCGTTTAGTAGTGGACTTAATTCGTGGCGAGAAAGTAGAGAATGCTTTATATATTTTAAAGCATACAAGCAAAGAAGCAGCAATCCGTGTAGAAAAATTATTATTATCTGCAATTAAAAACTGGGAAGCTAAAAACGAAGGTAAATCAGTTGAAGATAGTCAATTATACGTTAAAGAAGTCGAAGTAGCAGGTGGTCGTCAATTGAAAAGATTACGTCCAGCTCCACAAGGTCGCGGTTATAGAATTCGTAAGCGTTCAAACCATGTTACTTTGATCGTTGACAGTAAATCTAACGTTGAACAAAACTAA